In Rutidosis leptorrhynchoides isolate AG116_Rl617_1_P2 chromosome 2, CSIRO_AGI_Rlap_v1, whole genome shotgun sequence, one genomic interval encodes:
- the LOC139889764 gene encoding uncharacterized protein — protein MAWVKWDTCLKPHEFGGLDIPPLAVKNRALLAKWWWRFKHENDALWVSIIKNIYGEDGGLSTSFSPPSSRASSTWAGILKVGKNIFNANSAFANSFKKRIVDGSSTRFWDELWLGEMVLKDKFNRLYRLDTNKFATILDRARWEGGNFHATWCWSRDISGRLAGDLTTLTNLLSSFVPCSSGREEWSWSWSKDDSFLVHKLTDILVRNSPDIAPVSIMSLRNKLVPLKVELFIWRTRHKRLPTRVELDKRGMDLGTVRCPVCDNGLESVEHSIILCTFASDIWNRVYDWWKLGPLTNLGINESFLGNGYNFTSDLEKQLWQATEWVTGYMIWKSRNAFTFTKIKPTCAMVFKDI, from the coding sequence ATggcatgggttaaatgggatactTGTCTTAAGCCTCATGAATTTGGTGGGTTAGATATTCCCCCTCTTGCGGTTAAAAATCGTGCCTTACTTgcaaaatggtggtggcggtttaaaCATGAGAATGACGCACTTTGGGtgtctattattaaaaatatatacggTGAGGACGGGGGCCTTAGCACTTCTTTTTCTCCCCCTTCCTCACGAGCTTCTTCCACTTGGGCGGGTATCCTTAAGGTGGGTAaaaatatctttaatgcaaactccGCTTTCGCTAATTCTTTCAAAAAAAGAATCGTAGATGGGTCTAGTACACGTTTTTGGGATGAATTATGGCTTGGGGAAATGGTTCTTAAAGACAAATTTAATAGGCTTTATAGACTCGACACAAATAAATTTGCCACAATTCTTGACCGGGCGCGATGGGAGGGCGGGAACTTTCATGCCACATGGTGTTGGTCCCGCGACATCTCGGGGAGATTGGCCGGGGACCTCACCACTCTTACTAATCTTTTATCTAGTTTTGTCCCGTGCAGCTCAGGTAGAGAAGAATGGTCATGGTCTTGGAGTAAGGATGACTCGTTTTTGGTTCACAAGCTTACGGATATTCTGGTCCGGAACAGCCCTGACATCGCACCCGTGAGCATAATGTCGCTCCGTAACAAACTGGTCCCCCTCAAAGTTGAGTTGTTTATTTGGCGTACTCGACACAAAAGGTTACCTACAAGAGTTGAACTTGACAAGAGAGGTATGGATCTGGGTACGGTACGTTGCCCGGTTTGTGACAATGGTTTGGAATCAGTAGAGCACTCCATCATCTTATGCACGTTCGCTTCTGACATTTGGAATCGAGTCTATGATTGGTGGAAGCTCGGCCCTCTTACAAACTTGGGTATAAATGAATCTTTTCTTGGGAATGGATATAATTTCACCTCCGACTTGGAAAAACAGTTGTGGCAAGCTACGGAATGGGTTACGGGATACATGATTTGGAAAAGTAGGAATGCTTTCACTTTCACTAAGATAAAACCGACATGCGCAATGGTTTTCAAAGACATCTAA